A genomic segment from Oceanivirga salmonicida encodes:
- a CDS encoding PTS fructose transporter subunit IIABC — protein sequence MKLEKLLKRNQVIFNLHASEKNAAISEMVKAFGSDVINDHDKFLKDVLAREELSHTALEGVVATPHAKSSAVNEPAILIAISKEGIDFSEGEEEKSKLFFMIAVPETEVNLHIDILTKLANIMLDEEKIEKLLNAKTYEEIISLIQSNEKEEEIMKDERFVVAVTACPTGIAHTFMAADSLKKAAKELGVTIKVETNGTDGRKNEITKEDLEKASGVILAINKSVNEERFNGYKVIKVGAKDGINKAKQLIQDTLDGKGKIANFSTSSNEKNTSSDKKGLYNHLLSGVSYMLPLVISGGILIALGFLADSLAGNTDVGGAYGSTSYIAKVLNTIGGTAFGLFVPILGGYIAYSIGGKSSLAAGLVAGALAKDGGSGFLGAIIGGLVAGYVTKAYSDATQNMPKQFKGMNLILLTPVITVLTVGLVMQFALNPVVGSINTAMNNFLASMGTSSKILLGTVLGAMMAVDMGGPINKAAYVFGTGTLASTVATGGSTAMAAVMAGGMVPPLAIAIATTIFKHKYNQEEREAGLSNYIMGLSFITEGAIPFAAANPFRVLPACIIGSGLAGALTMLFDIKIRAPHGGILVMFLSSNFLLYLLAILIGSIVGAVLLGLLKKSSN from the coding sequence ATGAAATTAGAAAAATTACTAAAAAGAAATCAAGTAATTTTTAATTTACATGCTAGTGAAAAGAATGCGGCAATATCTGAAATGGTTAAAGCATTTGGCTCAGATGTGATAAATGATCATGATAAATTTTTAAAAGATGTTTTAGCCAGAGAAGAGTTATCACATACAGCATTAGAAGGAGTAGTTGCTACTCCACATGCAAAATCAAGTGCAGTTAATGAACCTGCAATACTTATTGCTATATCTAAAGAGGGTATAGATTTTAGTGAAGGCGAAGAAGAAAAATCAAAATTATTCTTTATGATAGCAGTTCCTGAGACTGAAGTTAATTTACATATTGATATATTAACTAAGTTAGCTAATATAATGTTAGATGAAGAAAAAATCGAAAAATTATTAAACGCTAAAACTTATGAAGAAATTATATCTTTAATACAATCTAATGAAAAGGAAGAAGAAATTATGAAAGATGAAAGATTTGTAGTAGCGGTAACAGCTTGTCCAACAGGTATAGCACATACTTTTATGGCAGCAGATTCTCTAAAAAAAGCCGCAAAAGAATTAGGAGTGACAATTAAAGTTGAAACTAACGGAACTGATGGTAGAAAAAATGAAATCACAAAAGAAGATTTAGAAAAGGCTAGTGGAGTAATTTTAGCAATTAACAAAAGTGTTAACGAAGAAAGATTTAATGGTTATAAGGTTATAAAAGTTGGAGCCAAAGATGGTATAAACAAAGCAAAACAATTAATACAAGATACCTTAGATGGTAAAGGAAAAATTGCTAACTTTTCAACAAGTTCAAATGAAAAAAATACAAGCAGTGATAAAAAAGGTCTATATAATCACTTATTAAGTGGTGTTTCATATATGTTACCATTGGTAATAAGTGGTGGTATATTAATAGCGTTAGGGTTCTTAGCAGATTCATTAGCAGGAAATACTGATGTTGGTGGAGCATATGGAAGTACTTCATATATAGCAAAAGTACTTAATACAATAGGTGGAACAGCATTTGGATTATTTGTTCCTATTTTAGGTGGTTATATAGCATACAGTATAGGTGGAAAATCATCATTAGCAGCAGGTCTTGTGGCTGGAGCATTAGCTAAAGATGGTGGTTCAGGATTCTTAGGTGCAATAATAGGTGGTCTTGTGGCCGGTTATGTAACAAAAGCATATTCTGATGCTACACAAAATATGCCTAAACAATTTAAAGGTATGAACTTAATCTTATTAACTCCTGTTATAACGGTATTAACAGTTGGTTTAGTAATGCAATTTGCGTTAAATCCAGTAGTTGGAAGTATAAATACAGCAATGAATAATTTCTTAGCTAGTATGGGTACAAGTTCTAAAATTTTATTAGGTACTGTACTTGGAGCAATGATGGCTGTTGATATGGGTGGTCCAATAAATAAAGCAGCATATGTATTTGGTACAGGTACACTAGCATCAACAGTTGCAACAGGTGGTTCAACAGCAATGGCAGCAGTTATGGCTGGTGGAATGGTTCCGCCATTAGCAATTGCAATAGCAACAACTATATTTAAACATAAATATAATCAAGAAGAAAGAGAAGCAGGACTTTCAAACTATATTATGGGGCTTTCATTTATAACTGAAGGTGCTATACCTTTTGCAGCAGCTAATCCATTTAGAGTTTTACCTGCTTGTATAATAGGTTCAGGACTTGCAGGAGCATTAACTATGCTATTTGATATTAAAATTCGTGCACCACATGGTGGAATATTAGTTATGTTCTTAAGTTCAAATTTCTTATTATATCTATTAGCAATATTAATAGGAAGTATAGTAGGTGCAGTATTATTAGGTCTTTTAAAAAAATCAAGTAATTAA